Proteins encoded together in one Bacteroides ovatus window:
- a CDS encoding RagB/SusD family nutrient uptake outer membrane protein, whose product MKSKLLVIATTALLFAACSDSFLDRAPEGNYVDATFYTSDEALEAATAPLYNRAWFDYNQRSIVPIGSGRANDMYSPWNYPQFVTFQVTALDENLSGAWSGFYSVVTMANSVINAVETQTQGSVSEAAKTKAIAEARLMRACAYFYMLRIWGPVILIEDNQKLVDNPVRPLNREEDVFQFIINDLNYAVDNLSEQSDKGRATSWAAKGILAKVYLARSGWNNGGTRDEGDLELARQYASDVCENSGLDLMTNYEDLFKYKNNNNQESLLAMQWVPLGEWYECNTLLSDLAFSTEVTGGVNCWSSYNGSIDMLQQYELADTLRRNATFFTKGSYYSYICIKDGGYTYKGTASPIKKGVPGGPDDDNDGKVKQMNSPLNTYILRLADVYLTYAEACLGNNSTLSDGRGLYFFNRVRERAKINKKSSITLDDIIRERRVEFGMEYSNWYDMVTWFRYLPDKMLNYFNNQWRGYRTDAIIKDEDGKLHFGKYDTDGTTFLEGPEYYTAPEFTINIEAEDIFLPYPESDVIQNPLLNEPPVPYTFNE is encoded by the coding sequence ATGAAAAGTAAATTATTAGTAATAGCAACTACCGCCCTGCTGTTTGCAGCATGCAGTGACAGTTTTCTGGATAGAGCACCGGAAGGAAACTATGTAGACGCTACATTTTATACTTCTGACGAAGCGTTAGAAGCAGCCACCGCTCCGCTTTACAATCGGGCATGGTTTGATTACAATCAACGTTCCATCGTTCCTATCGGTAGCGGGCGTGCCAATGATATGTACAGTCCCTGGAATTATCCGCAGTTTGTTACTTTCCAAGTGACAGCTTTGGATGAAAATCTGTCGGGTGCATGGAGTGGATTCTACTCGGTAGTAACGATGGCGAACTCTGTAATCAATGCGGTAGAGACGCAGACACAGGGTAGTGTGAGCGAAGCTGCCAAGACAAAGGCAATTGCAGAAGCCCGGTTGATGCGTGCATGTGCATACTTCTATATGTTGCGCATTTGGGGCCCGGTGATTCTCATTGAAGATAACCAGAAGTTGGTTGACAATCCCGTTCGTCCGCTCAATCGTGAAGAAGATGTATTTCAGTTTATTATTAATGATTTGAATTACGCCGTCGATAATTTGTCGGAGCAGAGTGATAAAGGACGGGCTACATCGTGGGCGGCAAAAGGGATATTGGCAAAGGTTTATCTGGCACGTTCGGGCTGGAACAATGGTGGTACGCGTGATGAAGGTGATTTAGAACTTGCCCGTCAATATGCCAGTGATGTGTGTGAGAATAGTGGGTTGGACTTGATGACAAACTACGAAGATCTCTTCAAGTATAAGAACAATAACAATCAGGAATCCCTGCTCGCTATGCAGTGGGTGCCGTTGGGGGAGTGGTATGAATGTAATACCCTCTTGTCTGATTTGGCATTCTCGACCGAGGTGACGGGTGGTGTCAATTGTTGGAGTAGCTATAATGGAAGTATTGATATGCTTCAGCAATACGAGTTGGCAGATACGTTGCGTAGGAACGCTACCTTTTTTACCAAGGGTTCTTATTACTCTTATATTTGCATTAAAGATGGTGGCTATACTTATAAGGGTACTGCTTCTCCTATTAAAAAAGGTGTTCCGGGAGGGCCGGATGACGATAACGACGGTAAGGTGAAACAAATGAATTCGCCACTTAATACTTATATTTTGCGTTTAGCAGATGTCTACTTGACGTATGCGGAAGCTTGTCTGGGTAACAATTCTACGTTGAGTGACGGTCGTGGTCTTTACTTCTTCAACCGTGTACGTGAGCGTGCAAAGATTAATAAAAAGTCTTCCATCACGTTGGATGACATTATCCGCGAACGCCGTGTTGAGTTCGGTATGGAATATTCAAACTGGTATGATATGGTAACTTGGTTCCGTTATTTACCGGACAAGATGCTTAACTACTTTAATAATCAGTGGCGGGGGTACCGGACGGATGCTATCATCAAAGATGAGGACGGAAAATTGCATTTTGGGAAGTATGACACGGATGGAACTACGTTCCTTGAAGGTCCTGAGTATTACACAGCTCCGGAGTTTACTATCAATATTGAAGCAGAGGATATTTTCTTGCCTTATCCGGAATCTGATGTCATCCAGAATCCGTTATTGAACGAACCACCGGTTCCTTATACATTTAACGAATAA
- a CDS encoding SusC/RagA family TonB-linked outer membrane protein, which translates to MNKHFLGKCTFVHWYCLALAILLWLPITILEAAPSQNLKVSGIVTSATDGEPLIGVSVQVKGTSTGTITDLNGKYTLNVSTGQTLVFSYIGFMEQQVVATKPVINVVLKEDTKTLDEVVVVGYGTMKRSDLTGSVVSVTGDELKKSVVTSLDQALQGRAAGVSVTQNSGAPGGGISVSIRGINSLNGNEPLYVIDGVAISGNTDGNSSVLSSINPSDIVSMEILKDASATAIYGSRASNGVVLITTNQGKASKTKVSYEGYYGLQQLPKKLDVLNLREYAEYQNLRAQVLGFGDREEFKDPSLLGEGTNWQDEIFRNASMHNHQINISGGNEGTTYSLSGGYLSQDGIGIGSSFERFSARVNMDNKITNWLSTGLRASVAKTQQNNTIDNGNIIRTAIQQLPEVPAKNPDGSWGMQSENMYGTYFTNPVAEALMRENYEKGLQLYVDFFADITLYKGLVFRAEYAGNYYYNNNYQYTPSYDYGLYTQESLGSRSASNGSNWTLKTYLTYTNTFGRHQITAMAGHEAQENNWESLSGTRSDYFLNSVHELDAGSSLTAKNSSSKGSSAIESYFGRVNYGFDDRYLLTLTVRGDGSSTFAPNNRWGIFPSAALAWKLKNEKFLKNVSWLDNLKLRLGWGLVGNQAAENYAYGVKMRTVATIWGSGYYAENYGNENLKWEETEAWNAGLDINLFGNRVELIIDGYYKNTDNLLMKASLPSYVNGVISSPWVNAGAMTNKGLEFTLNTVNINKNDFMWRSGLTISFNRNEITKLYTETAGLSGTINSETYTYSEVGQPIGQFYGYNVIGMFTKEDDFYKRDSYGNYILDKNGERVKVAIPKGKNISESEIWVGDYIYEDIDDNGVIDEKDRTYLGNPEPKFSYGFNNSFSYKGFDLNIFINGVYGNKVVNMLRKEFTNPMNNSGMLKEAVNIARVELIDPSQPTTLSNVYVSNAGSAQVQRITAANANDNNRMSSRFVEDGSYLRIKNISLGYTFPKKWISKLNIDNLRVYMNIQNAFTFTKYKGYDPEVGAYNYDVLTRGIDNARYPSQRIYTFGLNLSF; encoded by the coding sequence ATGAATAAACACTTTCTTGGAAAATGTACATTTGTACATTGGTACTGTCTTGCGTTGGCAATATTACTTTGGTTGCCAATAACGATATTGGAGGCTGCTCCTTCACAGAACTTAAAGGTGTCCGGAATAGTAACTTCCGCGACTGACGGAGAACCGTTGATTGGGGTAAGCGTACAAGTGAAAGGTACGTCGACAGGAACTATTACAGACTTGAACGGTAAGTATACGCTGAATGTATCTACCGGACAGACGCTGGTCTTCTCCTACATCGGCTTTATGGAACAGCAGGTTGTTGCAACAAAACCTGTCATTAACGTAGTTCTGAAAGAAGATACTAAAACGTTGGATGAGGTGGTAGTTGTCGGCTATGGAACCATGAAACGAAGTGACTTGACAGGTTCAGTTGTTTCCGTGACCGGAGATGAACTGAAAAAGTCTGTTGTTACTTCTTTAGACCAAGCTTTGCAGGGGCGTGCAGCGGGTGTTTCCGTTACACAAAATTCGGGAGCCCCGGGTGGAGGTATCTCTGTGAGTATTCGTGGTATCAATTCCTTGAATGGTAACGAACCTCTGTATGTGATTGATGGTGTAGCGATTTCCGGTAATACGGACGGTAACTCCAGTGTACTGTCTTCCATTAACCCTTCGGACATCGTTTCTATGGAAATTCTGAAAGATGCTTCGGCTACAGCTATTTATGGTTCGAGAGCTTCCAATGGTGTGGTACTGATTACCACTAATCAGGGTAAAGCCAGTAAGACAAAAGTTTCTTACGAAGGATATTATGGCTTGCAGCAATTACCAAAGAAGTTGGATGTTTTAAATCTGCGCGAATATGCGGAATATCAAAATCTACGCGCTCAAGTACTGGGCTTTGGTGACCGTGAGGAGTTTAAAGATCCCAGCTTACTGGGAGAAGGGACGAACTGGCAGGATGAGATTTTCCGCAATGCATCTATGCACAATCATCAGATCAATATCTCCGGAGGAAATGAGGGAACTACTTATTCACTTTCGGGTGGTTATTTGAGTCAGGATGGTATCGGTATCGGTTCTAGCTTCGAACGTTTCTCTGCCCGTGTCAATATGGATAATAAGATAACGAACTGGCTCTCTACCGGGTTGCGTGCTTCTGTTGCCAAGACGCAGCAGAACAATACGATCGACAATGGTAATATCATCCGCACGGCGATACAGCAGTTGCCCGAAGTACCGGCGAAGAATCCTGACGGTTCATGGGGAATGCAGTCAGAAAACATGTATGGTACTTACTTTACGAATCCGGTAGCAGAAGCGCTGATGCGTGAGAACTACGAAAAGGGATTACAACTCTATGTGGATTTCTTTGCTGATATTACACTTTACAAGGGATTAGTGTTCAGAGCTGAGTATGCAGGCAATTATTATTATAACAACAATTATCAGTATACTCCGTCTTATGACTATGGTCTTTATACCCAAGAGTCATTAGGTAGTCGTAGTGCCAGCAATGGTAGTAACTGGACATTAAAGACTTATCTAACTTATACTAATACTTTCGGTCGACATCAAATTACTGCCATGGCGGGACATGAAGCGCAGGAGAATAATTGGGAATCACTTTCCGGCACCCGGAGTGACTATTTTCTCAACTCTGTTCACGAACTGGACGCGGGTAGCTCACTTACCGCAAAGAATAGTAGTTCCAAAGGTTCTTCTGCTATCGAATCTTACTTCGGTCGTGTTAACTACGGATTTGATGACCGTTATTTGTTGACACTTACTGTACGTGGTGACGGTTCTTCTACGTTTGCTCCGAACAATCGTTGGGGAATATTTCCATCGGCAGCTCTTGCATGGAAGTTGAAGAATGAGAAATTCCTGAAGAACGTCTCTTGGTTGGATAATTTGAAGTTACGTCTGGGTTGGGGATTGGTTGGTAATCAAGCGGCAGAAAACTATGCTTATGGTGTAAAGATGAGAACTGTGGCAACTATTTGGGGAAGCGGATATTATGCGGAGAACTATGGAAACGAAAACTTGAAATGGGAAGAGACTGAAGCATGGAATGCCGGACTAGACATTAATCTTTTTGGTAACCGGGTAGAACTGATTATTGACGGATATTACAAAAACACAGATAATCTGTTAATGAAAGCATCTCTTCCTTCTTATGTTAACGGTGTTATTTCCTCACCGTGGGTAAATGCGGGTGCTATGACCAATAAAGGTCTGGAATTCACGTTGAATACGGTTAATATCAATAAAAATGATTTCATGTGGAGATCAGGACTGACTATTTCATTTAATAGGAATGAGATTACAAAGCTTTACACAGAGACAGCAGGACTTTCCGGTACTATCAACAGTGAGACTTACACCTACTCGGAGGTGGGACAGCCAATAGGACAGTTTTACGGATATAACGTGATAGGCATGTTTACGAAGGAGGATGACTTTTACAAGCGGGATTCTTACGGTAATTATATTCTCGATAAAAATGGTGAGCGTGTGAAAGTGGCTATTCCAAAAGGAAAGAATATCTCTGAAAGTGAGATATGGGTAGGAGACTATATTTATGAGGATATTGACGACAATGGCGTTATTGATGAGAAAGACCGTACCTATTTAGGTAATCCCGAACCGAAGTTCTCTTACGGTTTTAACAACTCGTTTTCTTATAAAGGCTTTGATCTGAATATTTTCATCAATGGTGTATACGGTAATAAAGTGGTGAATATGCTACGTAAAGAATTTACCAATCCGATGAACAACAGTGGAATGTTGAAAGAAGCTGTTAATATCGCCCGTGTGGAACTGATCGATCCATCACAACCGACTACGCTTTCCAATGTCTATGTCTCGAATGCCGGTTCGGCACAAGTACAGCGCATCACTGCTGCCAATGCTAACGATAATAACCGTATGAGCAGCCGCTTTGTAGAAGACGGTTCATATCTTCGTATCAAGAATATCTCGTTAGGTTATACTTTCCCTAAAAAGTGGATAAGTAAGCTCAATATTGACAATCTACGGGTGTATATGAATATCCAGAATGCATTCACTTTTACAAAGTACAAAGGATATGATCCTGAAGTGGGTGCTTACAATTATGATGTGCTGACGCGTGGTATCGATAATGCCCGTTATCCTTCACAACGGATTTATACTTTCGGACTTAACCTTAGTTTCTAA
- a CDS encoding cellulase family glycosylhydrolase, with protein MEKQSFSDGLFSPLGIKRVIFMLVLLTTSFISCSNSDEKGGSLEVAQEYRNLEFDARGSRQTIQIDGPAEWHISTSESWCKSSHTIGEGKQYVNITVEANDTQKERTATVTVSASGAPDIIINVKQSLYSVPAYDEYIAPDNTGMRDLTSMQLSALMKAGVNVGNTFEAVIVGNDGSLSGDETCWGNPTPNKVLFEGIKAAGFDVVRIPVAYSHQFEDAATYKIKSAWMDKVEAAVKAALDAGLYVIINIHWEGGWLNHPVDANKEALDERLEAMWKQIALRFRDYDDRLLFAGTNEVNNDDANGAQPTEENYRVQNGFNQVFVNTVRATGGRNHYRHLIVQAYNTDVAKAVAHFTMPLDIVQNRIFLECHYYDPYDFTIMPNDENFKSQWGAAFAGGDVSATGQEGDIEATLSSLNVFINNNVPVIIGEYGPTLRDQLTGEALENHLKSRNDYIEYVVKTCVKNKLVPLYWDAGYTEKLFDRTTGQPHNAASIAAIMKGLN; from the coding sequence ATGGAAAAACAGTCATTTAGTGATGGATTATTTAGTCCATTGGGTATTAAACGAGTCATATTTATGCTGGTGTTGCTCACCACCTCTTTTATATCATGTAGCAACAGTGATGAAAAAGGAGGAAGTCTGGAAGTGGCACAGGAATATCGTAATCTGGAGTTTGACGCTCGTGGAAGCAGGCAGACTATTCAGATAGACGGTCCGGCCGAATGGCATATCAGTACTTCGGAAAGTTGGTGTAAAAGTTCACATACTATCGGTGAAGGAAAACAATATGTAAATATCACAGTAGAGGCCAATGATACGCAGAAAGAGAGGACGGCTACCGTCACCGTTTCGGCGAGTGGCGCTCCTGATATTATTATCAATGTAAAGCAGTCCCTATATAGCGTACCTGCATACGATGAATACATTGCACCTGATAATACAGGGATGCGTGATTTGACTTCCATGCAACTGTCGGCATTGATGAAAGCCGGAGTGAATGTAGGGAATACATTTGAGGCGGTGATTGTGGGAAATGACGGAAGTCTTTCCGGCGATGAAACGTGTTGGGGAAATCCTACACCGAACAAGGTTCTTTTCGAGGGTATCAAAGCAGCGGGCTTTGATGTCGTGCGTATACCGGTAGCTTATTCTCATCAGTTTGAAGATGCGGCAACGTATAAGATTAAGAGTGCATGGATGGATAAGGTGGAGGCTGCCGTGAAAGCTGCGCTTGATGCCGGTCTCTATGTTATTATCAATATCCACTGGGAAGGTGGCTGGCTGAACCATCCGGTAGATGCCAATAAAGAAGCTCTGGATGAAAGACTGGAAGCGATGTGGAAACAGATCGCCTTAAGATTCAGAGACTATGACGACCGTCTGCTCTTTGCCGGAACCAATGAGGTGAATAATGACGACGCTAACGGTGCGCAGCCTACAGAGGAGAATTACCGGGTACAGAATGGTTTCAATCAGGTGTTTGTCAATACGGTTAGAGCTACCGGAGGACGTAATCATTACCGTCATCTGATTGTGCAGGCATATAATACCGATGTGGCGAAAGCGGTCGCGCATTTCACAATGCCGCTCGATATTGTTCAAAATCGTATTTTCCTGGAATGTCATTACTATGATCCTTATGATTTCACAATCATGCCTAACGATGAGAATTTCAAGAGTCAATGGGGAGCTGCGTTTGCAGGTGGAGATGTATCTGCTACCGGACAGGAGGGGGACATAGAGGCTACTTTAAGTTCGCTGAATGTATTTATCAATAATAATGTTCCTGTAATCATCGGCGAATATGGTCCGACATTAAGAGACCAGTTGACCGGAGAGGCTTTGGAGAATCATTTGAAATCGCGTAATGACTATATCGAATATGTAGTGAAAACCTGTGTGAAGAATAAGCTCGTTCCCTTGTACTGGGATGCCGGCTATACCGAAAAACTGTTTGACCGTACTACAGGACAACCGCATAATGCAGCATCCATAGCAGCGATTATGAAAGGATTAAATTGA
- a CDS encoding glycoside hydrolase family 43 protein yields the protein MRNALFLIFISLCSVCKSSAQGYSNPVIPGFHPDPSVCKAGDDYYLVNSSFQYFPGVPLFHSKDLVHWEQIGNCLTRPSQLDLTNANSGSGIFAPTIRYNDGVFYMITTNVSGKGNFLVHTTDPRSEWSEPVWLEQGGIDPSLYFEDGKCFMVSNPDGYINLCEIDPMTGKQLSSSKRIWNGTGGRYAEGPHIYKKDGWYYLLISEGGTELGHKVTIARSRYIDGPYQGNPANPILTHANESGQSSPIQGTGHADLVEGTDGSWWMVCLAYRIMPGTHHTLGRETYLAPVRWDKDAWPVVNSNGTISLKMDVPTLPQQEMKGRPERIDFKEGKLSPEWIHLQNPEAKNYIFTKDGKLRLIATPVTLSDWKSPTFVALRQEHFDMEASAPVVLQKAGVNDEAGISVFMEFHSHYDLFVRQDKDRKRSVGLRYKLGEITHYAKEVSLPTDGEVELVVKSDINYYYFGYKVNGIYHDLGKMNTRYLSTETAGGFTGVVLGLYITSASKDSKAYADFEYFKYKGKPGENK from the coding sequence ATGCGAAACGCTTTATTCCTTATTTTTATTTCGCTTTGTTCCGTATGCAAGTCATCAGCTCAAGGTTACAGTAATCCTGTAATCCCCGGTTTCCATCCCGATCCGAGTGTTTGCAAGGCAGGGGATGATTATTATTTAGTCAACAGCAGCTTTCAATATTTCCCCGGAGTGCCTTTGTTTCACAGTAAAGACCTTGTGCATTGGGAGCAGATAGGAAACTGTCTGACCCGTCCGTCCCAGCTTGATCTGACTAATGCTAATTCGGGAAGCGGTATTTTCGCTCCTACCATTCGTTACAATGATGGAGTGTTTTACATGATTACGACTAATGTCTCCGGTAAGGGGAATTTCCTGGTACATACTACTGATCCCCGTAGTGAATGGTCGGAACCAGTCTGGCTCGAGCAAGGAGGCATCGATCCTTCGCTTTATTTTGAGGATGGCAAATGTTTTATGGTCAGTAATCCGGATGGATACATCAACCTGTGTGAGATTGACCCCATGACAGGCAAACAGCTTTCTTCTTCCAAACGAATATGGAACGGCACTGGAGGCAGATATGCCGAGGGTCCGCACATTTATAAGAAAGACGGCTGGTACTATCTGCTGATTTCGGAGGGCGGTACGGAATTGGGACATAAAGTAACCATTGCCCGCAGCCGTTACATTGACGGGCCTTATCAGGGAAATCCGGCAAATCCTATTCTGACCCATGCCAATGAATCGGGACAATCCAGTCCGATTCAGGGAACAGGGCATGCTGATCTGGTGGAAGGCACCGATGGTTCTTGGTGGATGGTTTGTCTGGCATACAGAATTATGCCGGGAACTCATCATACATTGGGACGTGAAACGTATCTGGCTCCGGTGCGGTGGGATAAGGACGCCTGGCCTGTAGTCAATAGCAATGGAACCATTTCTTTGAAGATGGACGTCCCTACTCTGCCTCAACAGGAAATGAAAGGCAGACCGGAACGAATAGACTTTAAAGAAGGAAAGCTTTCTCCCGAATGGATTCATCTGCAGAATCCCGAAGCGAAGAATTATATTTTTACCAAAGATGGAAAACTTCGTTTGATAGCGACTCCCGTTACGTTAAGCGATTGGAAAAGCCCTACCTTTGTCGCCTTGCGGCAGGAACATTTTGATATGGAAGCATCCGCTCCGGTAGTCTTGCAGAAAGCGGGAGTGAATGATGAAGCGGGAATTTCCGTCTTTATGGAGTTTCATTCTCACTACGATTTATTTGTCCGTCAGGATAAGGATCGGAAACGTTCTGTTGGCTTGCGATATAAACTGGGAGAGATTACCCATTATGCCAAAGAAGTTTCCCTACCGACGGATGGTGAGGTGGAACTGGTGGTGAAGTCGGATATCAATTACTATTATTTTGGTTATAAAGTGAATGGAATATATCATGATCTGGGTAAGATGAACACGCGTTATCTAAGCACTGAAACAGCAGGCGGATTTACCGGAGTCGTATTGGGGCTTTACATTACATCAGCTTCTAAAGATTCGAAGGCGTATGCTGATTTTGAGTACTTTAAGTATAAAGGGAAACCGGGAGAAAACAAATGA
- a CDS encoding glycoside hydrolase family 43 protein, whose product MMKNSCRLLLILIGLWMANVSLAQKTFRNPIITGMNPDPSICRVGDDFYLVTSTFEYFPGLPVYHSKDLVHWKLIGHALSRPENNPLMGCNASTGGQYAPTLRYHDGTFYVIGTNYGGKGSQGVFYVTAKNPAGPWSDPVWVGNWYVDPSIEFIDGKMYFLSPDNQGSFLLGVMDPETGTFVEALRKVASGLGGSSPEGPHFYKIGDYYYIMSAEGGTGYEHREVIQRSKSPWGPYEPSPVNPVLSNMNCPDHPFQAIGHADLVQLKDGSWWAVCLGIRPVNGKYQHLGRETFLAPVTWDADGWPKVGKDGVVQETYLFPNLPSHVWMEQPVRDDFDQETLGLDWTFIRNPAHSFWSLTEKPGSLRLKGTAINFTTNDSPSFIGRRQAAFNLTASAKVNFIPKVENEEAGLVVRADDKNHYDLLITERNGQRVAMIRKTLKDKVVDTTCKELPATGEVILSITATETTYTFEIKAAHVSAILGTASTRDVSNEVVGGFTGVFIGMYASGNGQANTNPADFDWFDFRCLD is encoded by the coding sequence ATGATGAAGAACAGTTGCAGACTTTTATTAATCTTAATCGGATTATGGATGGCTAATGTCTCCCTCGCACAAAAGACATTCAGGAACCCCATTATCACAGGAATGAATCCCGACCCGAGCATTTGCAGGGTGGGAGATGATTTTTACTTGGTTACTTCTACCTTTGAATATTTTCCCGGTCTGCCGGTTTATCATAGTAAAGACCTTGTTCATTGGAAACTGATCGGTCATGCCCTGTCCCGCCCGGAAAATAATCCGTTGATGGGATGCAATGCCTCCACCGGCGGACAGTATGCTCCGACGTTACGATACCATGACGGTACATTCTATGTGATTGGCACGAACTATGGAGGAAAAGGTTCGCAAGGAGTATTCTATGTGACGGCAAAGAATCCTGCAGGTCCCTGGTCTGATCCGGTATGGGTGGGGAACTGGTATGTAGATCCGTCTATTGAGTTTATCGACGGAAAGATGTACTTTTTGAGTCCGGATAATCAAGGCAGCTTCCTGTTGGGAGTGATGGACCCCGAAACCGGAACGTTTGTGGAAGCTTTGAGAAAAGTAGCTTCCGGTCTGGGAGGCTCTTCACCGGAAGGACCTCATTTCTATAAGATAGGCGATTATTACTATATCATGTCTGCCGAAGGAGGAACGGGCTACGAGCATCGGGAAGTCATACAACGGAGTAAATCCCCTTGGGGACCGTATGAGCCCAGTCCTGTAAATCCTGTCCTTTCGAATATGAACTGTCCCGATCATCCTTTCCAGGCGATAGGTCATGCCGACCTCGTCCAACTGAAAGATGGAAGCTGGTGGGCAGTTTGTCTGGGAATAAGACCAGTGAACGGCAAGTACCAGCATTTAGGGCGTGAAACGTTCCTAGCACCTGTGACGTGGGATGCCGACGGCTGGCCTAAGGTGGGTAAAGATGGTGTCGTACAGGAAACATATCTCTTCCCCAACCTGCCGTCACACGTTTGGATGGAACAACCGGTTCGTGATGATTTCGATCAGGAAACACTGGGGTTGGACTGGACTTTTATCCGCAATCCTGCTCATTCGTTCTGGTCATTGACGGAGAAGCCGGGTTCGCTGCGTCTGAAAGGAACAGCAATCAACTTCACAACGAATGATTCTCCTTCTTTTATCGGCCGCCGGCAGGCTGCTTTCAATCTGACTGCATCTGCAAAAGTCAACTTTATTCCGAAAGTGGAAAATGAAGAGGCGGGACTGGTAGTAAGAGCGGATGATAAGAATCATTATGACCTGCTGATAACGGAGCGGAACGGACAGCGGGTTGCCATGATCCGTAAAACTTTGAAGGATAAAGTGGTCGATACCACCTGCAAAGAACTTCCTGCTACCGGAGAGGTGATCTTATCCATCACCGCCACCGAGACGACCTATACGTTTGAGATAAAGGCAGCCCACGTTTCTGCTATATTGGGAACAGCTTCCACGCGTGATGTCTCCAATGAAGTGGTAGGTGGATTTACCGGTGTATTTATAGGTATGTATGCATCCGGTAATGGGCAGGCAAATACAAATCCGGCCGACTTTGACTGGTTCGATTTTCGCTGCTTGGACTAA